Proteins found in one Arthrobacter sp. U41 genomic segment:
- a CDS encoding potassium channel family protein, with translation MASSSSAVNRPAHNAPVLVIGLGRFGSSTAEQLVKQGREVLAIERDRNLVQKWSGVLTHVVEADATNIDALRQLGAQEFSSAVVGVGTSIESSVLITVNLVDLGIEHLWVKAITPSHGKILTRIGANHVIYPEADAGVRAAHLVSGRMLDFIEFDDDFAIVKMYPPRETVGFTLDESKVRSKYGVTIVGVKSPGEDFTYARPETKVSSRDMLIVSGHVDLLERFAARP, from the coding sequence TTGGCTAGTTCATCCAGCGCAGTCAACCGCCCCGCCCACAACGCGCCCGTCCTGGTCATCGGGCTGGGCCGTTTCGGCTCCTCCACCGCAGAACAGCTGGTCAAGCAGGGCCGCGAGGTGCTGGCCATCGAACGCGACCGCAACCTGGTGCAGAAATGGTCCGGCGTCCTGACGCACGTCGTCGAGGCTGACGCCACCAACATCGATGCCCTCCGCCAGCTCGGCGCGCAGGAGTTCAGCTCCGCCGTCGTCGGGGTGGGCACCTCGATCGAGTCCTCGGTGCTGATCACCGTGAACCTCGTGGACCTCGGCATCGAGCACCTCTGGGTCAAGGCGATCACGCCCTCGCACGGCAAGATCTTGACCCGGATCGGCGCCAACCACGTGATCTATCCGGAGGCCGACGCCGGGGTCCGGGCCGCGCACCTGGTCTCCGGTCGCATGCTGGACTTCATCGAATTTGACGACGACTTCGCGATCGTGAAGATGTACCCGCCGCGCGAAACCGTGGGCTTCACGCTGGACGAGTCCAAGGTCCGTTCCAAGTACGGGGTCACGATTGTGGGGGTGAAGTCCCCCGGCGAGGACTTCACCTACGCCCGGCCGGAGACGAAGGTTTCCTCACGGGACATGCTCATCGTTTCCGGGCACGTGGACCTGCTGGAACGGTTCGCCGCCCGGCCCTAG
- a CDS encoding alpha-hydroxy acid oxidase, producing the protein MTQTIEPGNPEAPTQAADTGADSHAAAAALVPAALKRRVPKYSDLAPLMQFKKPEFSRAARLRRASTIWELRDMAKRRTPQAPFDYTDGAAEAEITLRRAREAFLDIEFRPGILRDVSSIDLSTDILGRSSRLPVGIAPTGFTRMMQSEGEYAGSQAAAAAGIPYTLSTMGTASIEDVAAAAPDGRNWFQLYLWTDRDRSLELIERAAKAGNDTLMVTVDTAVAGARLRDVRNGMTIPPALTIKTVLDASYRPAWWFNFLTHEPLTFASLSRYTGTVADLINSMFDPTLTFEDLDWLRETWKGKLVVKGIQTVEDARKVVDHGADGVVLSNHGGRQLDRAPIPFHLLPEVSAAFKADNSDAAIILDTGIMSGADIIAALALGADFTLIGRAYLYGLMAGGRAGVDRAIEILEKDMLRTMALLGVSRISELTPDHVRLLNK; encoded by the coding sequence ATGACGCAGACCATCGAGCCCGGCAACCCCGAGGCGCCCACCCAAGCAGCAGACACCGGCGCGGACAGTCACGCCGCCGCCGCGGCACTTGTTCCCGCCGCGCTCAAGCGCCGTGTCCCCAAGTACTCGGACCTGGCCCCCCTGATGCAGTTCAAGAAGCCCGAGTTCAGCCGCGCCGCCAGGCTGCGCCGCGCCAGCACCATCTGGGAGCTCCGGGACATGGCCAAGCGCCGCACACCGCAGGCCCCGTTCGACTACACCGACGGCGCTGCCGAGGCCGAGATCACGCTGCGCCGGGCCCGTGAGGCGTTCCTGGACATCGAGTTCCGGCCCGGCATCCTGCGCGACGTCTCCAGCATCGACCTCAGCACCGACATCCTGGGCAGGTCCTCCCGGCTCCCGGTGGGCATCGCGCCGACCGGCTTCACCCGGATGATGCAGTCCGAGGGCGAGTACGCCGGGTCCCAGGCCGCCGCGGCCGCCGGCATCCCGTACACCCTCTCCACCATGGGCACGGCCTCCATCGAGGATGTGGCCGCTGCCGCACCGGATGGCCGCAACTGGTTCCAGCTCTACCTGTGGACGGACCGGGACCGCTCGCTGGAGCTGATCGAACGCGCGGCCAAGGCCGGCAACGACACTCTTATGGTCACCGTGGACACCGCCGTCGCCGGGGCCCGGCTGCGCGACGTCCGCAACGGCATGACCATCCCGCCGGCGCTGACGATCAAGACCGTCCTGGATGCCTCCTACCGGCCGGCGTGGTGGTTCAACTTCCTCACGCACGAGCCGCTGACCTTCGCGTCGCTGTCCCGCTACACCGGCACCGTCGCGGACCTGATCAACTCGATGTTTGACCCCACCCTGACGTTCGAGGACCTCGACTGGCTGCGCGAGACGTGGAAGGGCAAGCTCGTGGTCAAGGGCATCCAGACCGTGGAGGACGCCCGCAAGGTGGTGGACCACGGGGCCGACGGCGTGGTGCTGTCCAACCACGGGGGACGCCAGCTGGACCGCGCCCCGATCCCGTTCCACCTGCTCCCGGAGGTCTCGGCGGCTTTCAAGGCGGACAACTCCGACGCGGCGATCATCCTGGACACCGGCATCATGAGCGGCGCGGACATCATCGCCGCCCTGGCCCTGGGCGCCGACTTCACGCTGATCGGCCGCGCCTACCTGTACGGGCTCATGGCCGGCGGGCGGGCCGGAGTGGACCGGGCCATCGAGATCCTGGAAAAGGACATGCTCCGCACCATGGCCCTGCTCGGCGTCAGCCGGATCTCGGAGCTGACCCCGGACCACGTGCGGCTGCTGAACAAGTAA
- the proC gene encoding pyrroline-5-carboxylate reductase, with protein MSNRIAFLGCGSMNEAIMGGLIAGGTDPADIVATVRRAARADELAKRHHGITAIAGEEEPENNKQAATGADVVILGVKPIGIADLAREIGDSLAPDTIVISVAAAVSLEQLESALPAGQPVIRSMPNTPAQLGRGVISVSPGTHCSPAQLQLAKDVLASAGTVVEIPEHQVDALSAISGSGPAYAFYLAEAMADAGVELGLDPELSRLIARETVAGAGLMLAEPGADPAALRKAVTSPNGTTERAIASFDARGLPAIIAEGARAASTRAAEITRQLG; from the coding sequence ATGAGTAACCGAATCGCATTCCTGGGCTGTGGATCAATGAACGAGGCCATCATGGGCGGCCTGATCGCGGGCGGCACCGACCCGGCGGATATCGTCGCCACGGTCCGCCGCGCCGCACGGGCCGACGAACTCGCCAAGAGGCACCATGGCATCACGGCCATCGCCGGAGAGGAAGAGCCGGAGAACAACAAGCAGGCGGCCACCGGCGCCGACGTCGTGATCCTGGGCGTCAAGCCCATAGGGATCGCGGACCTGGCCCGTGAAATCGGCGATTCGCTGGCGCCGGACACGATCGTCATCAGCGTCGCAGCCGCGGTGTCGCTGGAGCAGCTGGAATCGGCGCTGCCGGCCGGCCAGCCCGTGATCCGGAGTATGCCCAACACCCCGGCGCAGCTGGGCCGGGGCGTCATTTCCGTGTCACCGGGCACGCACTGCTCCCCGGCGCAGCTCCAGCTGGCCAAGGACGTCCTGGCATCCGCGGGCACCGTCGTCGAGATCCCCGAGCACCAGGTCGACGCGCTGTCCGCGATCAGCGGCTCCGGCCCGGCCTACGCGTTCTACCTGGCCGAAGCGATGGCGGACGCCGGCGTCGAACTGGGACTGGACCCTGAGCTGTCGCGGCTGATTGCCCGCGAAACCGTCGCCGGCGCGGGCCTCATGCTGGCTGAGCCGGGCGCGGATCCGGCGGCGCTGCGCAAGGCCGTCACCAGCCCCAACGGCACCACCGAACGCGCCATCGCCAGCTTTGACGCGCGCGGCCTGCCCGCGATCATTGCCGAGGGCGCCCGAGCCGCGTCCACCCGGGCCGCGGAGATCACCCGGCAGCTCGGCTAG
- the gdhA gene encoding NADP-specific glutamate dehydrogenase yields MDARLEAIRDTVLARNPGEGEFHQAVTEVFESLGPVHDRHPEFLEGAVLERLCEPERQIIFRVPWVDDAGTFQINRGFRVEFSSALGPFKGGLRFHPSVNLGIVKFLGFEQIFKNALTGMPIGGGKGGSDFDPRGRSDAEIMRFCQSFMTELYRHIGEYTDVPAGDIGVGGREIGYLFGQYKRITNRYESGVLTGKGISWGGSLVRPEATGYGTVIFTEEMLKTRGQSFDGQRVVVSGSGNVAINAIAKAQSLGATVVACSDSSGYVVDEAGIDVELLRQIKEVERGRLKDYEARRSAVSYVEGGSVWDIDATVALPCATQNELDGDAAARLVRNGLLAVGEGANMPSTPEAVAVFQEARILFGPGKAANAGGVATSALEMQQNASRDSWTFAHTEERLTEIMIGIHDRCAATADEYGDPGNYVLGANIGGFVKVADAMLAQGLI; encoded by the coding sequence GTGGACGCACGGCTTGAAGCCATCCGGGACACAGTGCTGGCCCGGAATCCCGGCGAAGGGGAGTTCCACCAGGCAGTCACCGAGGTCTTCGAAAGCCTCGGTCCGGTGCACGACCGCCACCCGGAGTTCCTCGAAGGTGCCGTGCTCGAGCGGCTCTGCGAGCCCGAACGGCAGATCATTTTCCGGGTCCCGTGGGTCGACGACGCGGGCACCTTCCAGATCAACCGCGGCTTCCGCGTCGAGTTCAGCTCGGCCCTGGGACCCTTCAAGGGCGGCCTGCGGTTCCACCCCTCGGTGAACCTGGGCATCGTGAAGTTCCTCGGTTTCGAGCAGATCTTCAAGAATGCCCTGACCGGCATGCCGATCGGCGGCGGCAAGGGCGGCTCGGACTTCGACCCCCGCGGACGCTCCGACGCCGAGATCATGCGCTTCTGCCAGTCCTTCATGACCGAGCTGTACCGCCACATCGGCGAGTACACGGACGTCCCGGCCGGGGACATCGGCGTCGGCGGCCGCGAAATCGGCTACCTCTTCGGGCAGTACAAGCGGATCACCAACCGGTACGAATCCGGCGTCCTCACCGGTAAGGGCATCTCCTGGGGCGGCTCGCTGGTGCGGCCCGAAGCCACCGGCTACGGCACCGTGATCTTCACCGAGGAAATGCTCAAGACCCGCGGCCAGTCCTTCGACGGCCAGCGCGTGGTGGTCTCCGGCTCCGGCAACGTCGCCATCAACGCGATCGCCAAGGCCCAGTCACTCGGGGCCACCGTCGTCGCCTGCTCCGACTCCTCCGGCTACGTCGTGGACGAGGCCGGGATCGACGTCGAGCTGCTGCGCCAGATCAAGGAGGTCGAGCGCGGACGCCTCAAGGACTACGAGGCCCGGCGCTCCGCCGTCTCCTACGTGGAAGGCGGCTCCGTCTGGGACATCGATGCGACCGTCGCGCTGCCGTGTGCCACCCAGAACGAGCTCGACGGCGACGCCGCCGCCCGGCTGGTCCGCAACGGGCTGCTGGCGGTGGGGGAGGGCGCCAACATGCCCTCGACCCCGGAGGCCGTCGCGGTCTTCCAGGAAGCCCGCATCCTGTTCGGGCCGGGCAAGGCTGCAAACGCGGGCGGCGTGGCCACCTCCGCGCTGGAAATGCAGCAGAACGCGAGCCGCGACTCCTGGACCTTCGCACACACCGAGGAACGGCTCACCGAGATCATGATCGGGATCCACGACCGCTGCGCCGCCACCGCGGACGAGTACGGGGACCCGGGGAACTACGTGCTGGGCGCGAACATCGGCGGCTTCGTGAAGGTGGCCGACGCCATGCTCGCCCAGGGGCTCATCTAG
- a CDS encoding acetoin utilization protein AcuC: MTYLPGLAKTALPTTVVWDPSMTAYNFGHSHPMAPERMELTARLAGSLGLLDLEHVTVAAPDVATDAELSTVHSPEFVAAVRRVSADPGTPDLERGLGTEDDPAFAGMHEASARLAGGSLLAASAILDGSAVRAVNFGGGMHHAARERASGFCIYNDAALAIQRLLDGGMQRVVYIDIDAHHGDGTQSIFWDDPRVLTISLHETGLTLFPGTGYANEIGGPNAQGSAVNVALPAGTGDGGWLRAFHAVVPQLVGAFEPEVIVSQHGCDSHRLDPLTHLNISVDAQREAATAIGNLAARYCENRWISTGGGGYNVITVVPRAWSHLIAIAAGRPVPLRTPVPEDWRSYVKEKYGAKYGVDAPEMMGDGVDLWWRSWEVGFDPNDEVDRTVMATRKEVFPLYGLDPWFD, translated from the coding sequence ATGACATACCTGCCGGGGCTCGCAAAGACCGCACTGCCAACGACGGTGGTGTGGGATCCTTCCATGACCGCCTACAACTTTGGCCACAGCCACCCGATGGCCCCGGAACGGATGGAGCTCACCGCCAGGCTGGCCGGAAGCCTCGGTCTGCTGGATTTGGAACACGTCACGGTCGCGGCGCCGGACGTCGCCACCGACGCGGAGCTGAGCACCGTCCACAGCCCGGAGTTCGTCGCCGCCGTGCGGCGCGTGAGCGCCGATCCCGGAACCCCGGATCTGGAGCGCGGCCTCGGTACCGAGGATGACCCGGCGTTCGCCGGCATGCACGAGGCTAGTGCCCGGCTGGCCGGCGGCTCCCTCCTGGCCGCCTCCGCCATCCTGGACGGCAGCGCTGTCCGGGCGGTGAACTTCGGCGGCGGCATGCACCACGCGGCCCGCGAACGCGCGAGCGGTTTCTGCATCTACAACGACGCCGCCCTCGCCATCCAGCGGCTGCTCGACGGCGGCATGCAGCGTGTGGTCTACATCGACATCGACGCCCACCACGGCGACGGCACCCAGTCGATCTTCTGGGATGACCCGCGCGTGCTGACGATCTCCCTGCACGAGACGGGGCTGACCCTCTTCCCGGGCACCGGCTACGCCAACGAGATCGGCGGGCCCAATGCCCAGGGCAGCGCCGTGAACGTGGCCCTGCCTGCCGGTACGGGGGACGGCGGCTGGCTCCGGGCCTTCCACGCCGTGGTTCCGCAGCTCGTGGGCGCCTTCGAGCCCGAGGTCATCGTGAGCCAGCACGGCTGCGACTCCCACCGGCTGGACCCGCTCACGCACCTTAACATCAGCGTCGATGCCCAGCGGGAGGCCGCCACCGCCATCGGCAACCTTGCTGCCCGCTACTGCGAGAACCGCTGGATCTCCACCGGCGGCGGGGGCTACAACGTCATCACCGTGGTGCCGCGGGCCTGGAGCCACCTGATCGCCATCGCCGCCGGCCGCCCGGTCCCGCTCCGCACCCCCGTGCCGGAGGACTGGCGCAGCTACGTGAAGGAAAAGTACGGGGCCAAGTACGGGGTCGACGCACCGGAGATGATGGGCGACGGCGTCGACCTCTGGTGGCGCTCCTGGGAAGTCGGCTTCGACCCGAACGACGAAGTGGACCGGACGGTGATGGCCACCCGCAAGGAAGTCTTCCCGCTCTACGGACTGGACCCCTGGTTCGACTAG
- a CDS encoding DUF6596 domain-containing protein, translating to MLAVVYLIFNEGYSSSSGGPLIRDDLCREAIRLGRLWDRALIAEGQGLVRHCLRRNRPGPYQLQAAISAVHSGPRRRDSRSAARRTSRRARCRAGPGGVLRSGRRPLTAKAPAVRCGKMGENPLQTTGAGADIRMPAASLAPSMG from the coding sequence GTGCTCGCGGTGGTGTACCTCATCTTCAACGAGGGCTACAGCTCCAGCTCCGGCGGGCCCCTGATCCGGGATGACCTTTGCCGGGAGGCGATCAGGCTGGGCCGCCTGTGGGACCGCGCCCTGATCGCGGAAGGCCAGGGGCTGGTGCGTCATTGTCTGCGGCGGAACCGGCCCGGGCCGTACCAGCTGCAGGCCGCGATCAGCGCCGTGCACAGCGGTCCGCGCCGGCGGGACAGCCGGAGTGCCGCCCGGCGCACCAGCCGCAGAGCCCGGTGCCGGGCCGGGCCCGGTGGCGTCCTCCGGAGCGGGAGGCGCCCGTTAACGGCGAAGGCACCGGCGGTCCGCTGCGGGAAAATGGGGGAAAACCCGCTGCAGACCACCGGTGCCGGAGCAGACATCCGCATGCCTGCCGCATCACTCGCACCCTCAATGGGGTAA
- a CDS encoding HhH-GPD-type base excision DNA repair protein encodes MELHITGDPAADKLLGDDAFALLTGMLLDQQVTMESAFAGPEKIRTRIGSMDPSMIAGYDPQAFVEVFKERPAVHRFPGSMAGRVQALAETVHRDWNGDASAIWTQGEPDGQEVLRRLKALPGFGEQKAKIFLALLGKQCGLQAEGWREAAGHYGQENAFLSVADIVDPESLSKVRASKQASKAAAKAAKTAGP; translated from the coding sequence ATGGAACTGCACATCACAGGGGATCCCGCGGCGGACAAACTACTCGGCGATGACGCGTTTGCGCTGCTCACCGGCATGCTGCTCGACCAGCAGGTGACCATGGAATCGGCCTTTGCCGGTCCCGAAAAGATCCGTACGCGCATCGGATCCATGGACCCCTCCATGATCGCCGGATACGATCCGCAAGCGTTCGTCGAGGTGTTCAAAGAACGCCCTGCCGTCCACCGGTTCCCCGGATCCATGGCCGGCCGCGTCCAGGCCCTTGCCGAAACGGTGCACCGTGACTGGAACGGCGACGCTTCTGCCATCTGGACTCAGGGGGAGCCCGACGGGCAGGAGGTGCTGCGCCGGCTCAAGGCGTTGCCGGGATTCGGCGAGCAAAAGGCGAAGATCTTCCTGGCGCTGCTCGGAAAGCAGTGTGGACTCCAAGCTGAAGGCTGGCGAGAGGCCGCCGGCCACTATGGCCAGGAGAACGCCTTCCTGTCCGTCGCTGACATTGTGGATCCGGAGTCGCTGAGCAAGGTGCGGGCCAGCAAGCAGGCAAGCAAGGCCGCCGCGAAGGCGGCGAAGACCGCCGGGCCCTGA
- a CDS encoding TrkH family potassium uptake protein — protein MTQSQSRSRSPANWHPGTPEREGLWIFTRLRDFIDNIANATPARLALTAFGLVILIFTGLLSLPVSSATGDFTPLHQAMFTAVSAVCVTGLTVVSTAVHWSFFGQLVILIGIFVGGLGTLTLASLLALMVSKKLGVRGKLIAQEAMNAGRLGEVGTLLRIVIVTSVVIEATLALALIPRFLMLGESFGQSVWHGVFYAISAFNNAGFTPHSDGIVPYETDLWILVPLMVGVFLGSLGFPVVMVLQQNGLNWKKWNLHTKLTIQVSLILLLAGTVLWGLMEWENVRTIGGMNDADKVIHSLFASVMTRSGGFNLVDQNSMDSTTMLLTDALMFAGGGSASTAGGIKVTTLAVMFLAILAEARGDSDVKVYGRTIPEGTMRVAISVIVAGATLVAVSAMVLLHISGESLDRVLFETISAFATVGLSTNLSAELPPSGVYVLTTLMFAGRVGTVTLAAALALRQRSQLYHYPEERPIIG, from the coding sequence ATGACGCAGAGCCAGTCGAGGTCCCGGAGCCCGGCCAACTGGCACCCCGGCACTCCAGAGCGGGAAGGCCTGTGGATCTTCACACGCCTTCGCGACTTCATCGACAACATCGCCAACGCGACCCCGGCCCGGCTGGCGCTGACCGCCTTCGGCCTGGTGATCCTGATCTTTACTGGCCTGCTGTCCCTGCCGGTTTCCTCTGCGACCGGCGATTTCACCCCGCTGCACCAGGCGATGTTCACTGCCGTGTCCGCCGTCTGCGTGACGGGCCTGACCGTCGTGTCCACGGCCGTGCACTGGTCCTTCTTCGGCCAGCTGGTCATCCTGATCGGCATCTTCGTCGGCGGCCTGGGCACCCTGACCCTGGCCTCGCTGCTGGCGCTGATGGTCAGCAAGAAGCTGGGTGTCCGCGGCAAGCTGATCGCCCAGGAGGCCATGAACGCCGGCCGCCTTGGGGAGGTCGGCACCCTGCTGCGGATCGTCATCGTTACCTCCGTGGTCATCGAGGCCACCCTGGCACTGGCGCTGATCCCGCGGTTCCTGATGCTGGGCGAAAGCTTCGGCCAGTCCGTCTGGCACGGTGTGTTCTACGCGATTTCGGCCTTCAACAACGCCGGTTTCACGCCGCACTCGGACGGGATCGTGCCCTATGAGACGGACCTGTGGATCCTCGTCCCGCTGATGGTCGGGGTCTTCCTCGGCAGCCTGGGTTTCCCGGTGGTGATGGTGCTGCAGCAGAACGGCCTGAACTGGAAGAAATGGAACCTGCACACCAAACTGACCATCCAGGTCTCGCTGATCCTGCTGCTGGCAGGCACGGTGCTGTGGGGGCTGATGGAATGGGAAAACGTGAGGACCATCGGCGGCATGAACGACGCCGACAAGGTCATCCATTCGCTCTTCGCGTCCGTTATGACCCGTTCCGGCGGCTTCAACCTAGTGGACCAGAACAGCATGGATTCCACCACCATGCTCCTGACCGACGCCCTGATGTTCGCCGGCGGCGGCTCGGCGTCGACCGCCGGCGGCATCAAGGTGACCACCCTCGCGGTGATGTTCCTGGCGATCCTGGCCGAGGCCCGCGGCGACTCCGACGTGAAGGTGTACGGCCGCACCATCCCGGAGGGAACCATGCGCGTGGCCATCTCGGTCATCGTCGCCGGCGCCACACTGGTCGCCGTGTCGGCCATGGTGCTGCTTCACATCAGCGGGGAGTCCCTGGACCGGGTGCTCTTTGAGACCATTTCCGCTTTCGCCACGGTGGGCCTCAGCACGAACCTCAGTGCCGAGCTGCCGCCGTCGGGTGTCTACGTCCTCACCACCCTGATGTTCGCCGGGCGCGTCGGGACCGTCACCCTTGCCGCTGCCCTGGCCCTGCGCCAGCGCAGCCAGCTATATCACTACCCGGAAGAGAGACCGATCATTGGCTAG
- a CDS encoding sigma factor-like helix-turn-helix DNA-binding protein — MRREGGREDKQLKAAWLQAVNSPAVRTPEEHVITELSREGAVDDDRLRLIFTCCHPALAADVQVALTLRLLGGLTTAETAHAFLVPETTMAQRLVRAKAKIRDARIPYRVPARGGTSGTPAAGARGGVPHLQRGLQLQLRRAPDPG, encoded by the coding sequence TTGCGCCGGGAGGGCGGGCGCGAGGACAAACAGCTCAAGGCTGCCTGGCTGCAGGCGGTTAATTCCCCGGCAGTGCGGACGCCCGAGGAACACGTGATCACGGAACTCTCCCGGGAGGGCGCGGTGGACGATGACCGGCTGCGGCTGATTTTCACCTGCTGCCACCCCGCCCTGGCCGCCGACGTCCAGGTGGCCCTGACGCTGCGGCTGCTCGGCGGACTCACGACGGCGGAAACCGCCCACGCCTTCCTGGTGCCGGAAACCACCATGGCCCAGCGCCTGGTCCGGGCCAAGGCGAAGATCCGGGATGCCCGGATTCCGTACCGGGTGCCCGCGCGGGGCGGAACTTCCGGCACGCCTGCCGCCGGTGCTCGCGGTGGTGTACCTCATCTTCAACGAGGGCTACAGCTCCAGCTCCGGCGGGCCCCTGATCCGGGATGA
- a CDS encoding FAD-dependent oxidoreductase codes for MNEQPAGRLLSLWTATGGAATYASLDACLDVDVAVIGGGIAGLTAALALKRAGKTVAVLEAARVGTGVTGNTTGKVTSLHRLAYSELAARHGAGTAATYGQANEAAIEHIAGVVAAEGIDCGFRRVANYTYAESGSALALVREEAALAGWLGLPASFTRDVPLPFAVTGAVRFDGQAQIHALRYVQGLARAVNGDGSFVFEESPATGFRDGAPAVVDTGRGSVRAKDIIVATNLPIGDNGLFAERCYAHRSYIVAGRSAVPPLDATFVSVDEPMRSILTVDVEDTSYVLAGGEGHRATESVDSAERYQRLAAFVRDRLGAGEIAFRWSTQDAMPADGLPYVGLMAPESRHVHVITGLRKWGLTNGTAAALILRDRLCGSDNPWAAVFDSTRSARATRAVAARRTEGVPGDDGAAPPAAAPLAAPREVALEVAPGEGKVVDVKGAATAIYVSPAGDVQAVSAICTHLGCTVEFNPSDVTWDCPCHGSRFSTDGTVIQGPATRNLAAGPGLDATDSTRGGA; via the coding sequence GTGAATGAACAGCCGGCAGGACGACTCCTTTCCCTCTGGACCGCCACCGGCGGAGCCGCCACATACGCGTCCCTCGACGCGTGCCTGGACGTGGACGTTGCCGTGATTGGCGGCGGCATCGCAGGGCTGACTGCCGCGCTGGCCCTGAAAAGGGCGGGCAAGACGGTGGCCGTGCTGGAGGCGGCGCGGGTGGGCACCGGCGTCACCGGGAACACGACGGGCAAGGTCACCTCCCTGCACCGGCTTGCCTACTCCGAACTTGCGGCCCGCCACGGCGCCGGCACCGCCGCCACCTACGGGCAGGCCAACGAGGCAGCAATTGAACACATTGCGGGCGTCGTGGCGGCGGAGGGAATCGACTGCGGCTTCCGGCGGGTTGCCAATTACACCTATGCCGAATCCGGGTCTGCGCTTGCGCTGGTCCGGGAGGAAGCGGCGCTGGCCGGATGGCTGGGGCTGCCGGCGTCCTTCACGAGAGACGTACCGCTGCCCTTCGCGGTCACGGGCGCCGTCCGTTTCGACGGCCAGGCTCAGATCCACGCGCTCAGGTACGTGCAGGGCCTGGCCCGGGCCGTGAACGGGGATGGCAGCTTCGTCTTTGAGGAGTCACCTGCGACGGGTTTCCGGGACGGCGCTCCGGCCGTGGTGGATACAGGGCGGGGATCCGTCCGGGCGAAGGACATCATTGTCGCGACGAACCTGCCGATCGGAGACAACGGACTCTTCGCCGAGCGATGCTACGCGCACCGCTCGTATATCGTCGCCGGCCGCAGCGCAGTTCCTCCGCTGGACGCAACCTTCGTCAGCGTTGATGAGCCGATGCGCTCCATCTTGACCGTCGACGTCGAGGACACCAGCTACGTGCTGGCCGGCGGTGAAGGACACCGGGCCACCGAAAGCGTTGATTCCGCCGAACGGTACCAGCGGCTCGCGGCTTTTGTCCGTGACCGCCTGGGCGCCGGGGAGATCGCCTTCCGCTGGTCCACCCAGGATGCCATGCCTGCGGACGGGCTTCCCTACGTAGGCCTTATGGCTCCGGAGTCCCGGCATGTCCACGTGATCACCGGCCTGCGAAAATGGGGCCTCACCAATGGCACTGCCGCTGCCCTGATCCTCCGCGACAGGCTGTGCGGCAGCGATAACCCGTGGGCCGCAGTTTTCGACAGCACCAGAAGCGCCCGTGCAACGCGTGCGGTGGCGGCGCGCCGGACGGAGGGGGTGCCGGGCGACGACGGTGCCGCTCCGCCCGCTGCGGCTCCGCTTGCGGCGCCGCGGGAGGTAGCCCTGGAGGTAGCTCCGGGAGAGGGGAAGGTGGTGGACGTCAAAGGGGCTGCAACTGCCATCTACGTCAGTCCCGCGGGGGACGTCCAAGCGGTCTCGGCCATCTGCACGCACCTTGGCTGCACCGTGGAGTTCAATCCGTCGGACGTGACGTGGGACTGCCCGTGTCACGGCTCACGTTTCAGCACTGACGGCACCGTTATCCAGGGGCCGGCCACGAGGAACCTGGCCGCCGGCCCGGGCCTGGACGCCACCGACTCCACCCGCGGAGGCGCATAG
- a CDS encoding ArsR/SmtB family transcription factor, with the protein MVTDDVFAVIAEATRRDILVSLRKGDKAVGELVQELEASQPTISKHLKVLREADLVSMRAQGQKRYYTLNPKPLAGIASWLETFDVAGAAAPEPSPEPSPEPSPVRTAEPRLRPVPDSLAAATSAAPAPAASAPAPGAAAALAGRPAGSPLSPAVVIPVGTAGEDKMPQQIGRTVGRAATRAADLLASLPKFGRRK; encoded by the coding sequence ATGGTGACAGACGACGTATTTGCCGTCATTGCTGAGGCAACCCGGCGTGACATTCTGGTATCCCTCCGCAAGGGGGACAAAGCAGTGGGGGAGCTGGTCCAGGAGCTCGAGGCCAGCCAGCCCACCATTTCCAAGCACCTGAAAGTACTCCGCGAAGCGGACCTGGTGAGCATGCGCGCCCAGGGCCAGAAGCGCTACTACACCCTCAATCCCAAGCCGCTGGCCGGGATCGCAAGCTGGCTGGAGACCTTCGACGTCGCCGGAGCCGCCGCGCCGGAGCCGTCGCCTGAACCCTCGCCTGAACCGTCGCCGGTGCGGACCGCGGAACCCCGGCTGCGGCCGGTCCCGGACTCCCTGGCCGCCGCCACCTCTGCAGCCCCTGCCCCCGCCGCTTCCGCCCCCGCACCAGGCGCCGCCGCGGCCCTCGCCGGTCGGCCCGCCGGCAGCCCGCTGAGTCCCGCCGTCGTGATTCCGGTCGGCACGGCAGGCGAGGACAAAATGCCGCAGCAGATCGGCCGGACCGTCGGCCGGGCCGCCACCAGGGCCGCTGATCTGCTGGCCAGCCTGCCGAAATTCGGCCGCAGGAAATAA